In Hirundo rustica isolate bHirRus1 chromosome 2, bHirRus1.pri.v3, whole genome shotgun sequence, one genomic interval encodes:
- the LOC120749534 gene encoding OX-2 membrane glycoprotein-like: protein MMMVTCLLLSAIWTAAPASVQVTNGKVQSVQAGENVNFSCLSDTKEDVIQVTWQKETDGAEDNIATYSTLNGQKIAKAHVSHVSFVHSELQASAISLHGVTLQDEGCYKCIFNTFPSGAVTGRTCLEVYAISDPKVETKLIPSSDKTADSEKMVGMSCSATGKPAPKITWHLPSILQQKPKEYHIKFSNQTVTVISNFTHTHSKILQEYPITCVIQHPSLNATLVLPTDSLEQGPDRSMALAIAIAVGVLVPLTSLLLLTCLLYHCLRHLRDPERNPTWPCWVGLPFLRVLQNSPPQVLGLNAMTWHCPATPGLPAAAQARLNLGWRGTQD, encoded by the exons ATGATGATGGTCACTtgcctgctcctctctgccatCTGGACTGCTGCTCCAG CTTCTGTGCAGGTGACAAACGGAAAGGTCCAGTCAGTCCAGGCGGGAGAAAACGTTAATTTTTCATGCCTGTCAGACACAAAAGAAGATGTGATTCAGGTGACCTGGCAGAAGGAGACGGACGGGGCTGAAGACAACATAGCAACCTACAGTACGCTGAATGGCCAAAAGATAGCCAAGGCCCACGTCAGCCACGTGAGCTTTGTCCACAGCGAGTTACAAGCCTCAGCCATCTCCCTCCATGGAGTCACCCTCCAAGATGAAGGGTGCTACAAATGCATCTTCAACACATTTCCCTCGGGGGCTGTCACTGGCAGGACGTGTCTCGAGGTTTATG CAATCTCAGACCCCAAAGTGGAAACTAAGCTTATACCCAGTTCAGACAAAACTGCGGACTCCGAGAAAATGGTGGGGATGAGCTGCTCAGCAACAGGGAAACCAGCTCCAAAAATAACCTGGCACCTTcccagcatcctgcagcagaAACCAAAGGAGTACCACATAAAGTTCAGCAACCAGACTGTGACTGTCATCAGCAATTTTACCCACACCCACTCCAAAATCCTTCAGGAGTACCCCATCACCTGCGTGATCCAACACCCTTCTCTAAATGCGACACTGGTCCTGCCCACAGACAGCCTGGAGCAGG GTCCAGACAGAAGCATGGCACTGGCCATTGCCATTGCAGTGGGGGTCCTGGTGCccctgacctccctcctcctcctcacctgccttcTCTACCACTGCCTCCGGCACCTACGTGACCCAGAGAGAAACCCAACCTGGCCATGCTGGGTAGGTCTGCCTTTCCTCAGAGTGCTGCAAAATTCACCCCCACAGGTCCTGGGGCTCAATGCCATgacctggcactgcccagccacaccagggctgcctgcagctgcccaaGCCAGGCTGaacctgggctggagagggacacaGGACTGA